The following are encoded in a window of Paenibacillus polymyxa genomic DNA:
- a CDS encoding GNAT family N-acetyltransferase: protein MNIRLLHSNEKYPIELLLLADPSHQLVEEYLKRGECYVAEIDQHIVGVYVLLPTRPETVELVNIAVSEGMHGKGIGRQLVTHAIETARAQGYKTMEMGTGNSSIGQLALYQKCGFRIVGVDLDFFVRHNYLEEIYENGIQCRDMIRMSQDL from the coding sequence ATGAATATTAGACTACTTCATTCAAATGAAAAATATCCAATAGAGCTTTTGTTACTAGCTGATCCATCGCACCAACTTGTTGAGGAATACTTAAAGAGAGGGGAGTGTTATGTAGCAGAGATTGACCAACATATTGTTGGAGTCTATGTTCTTTTACCTACAAGACCTGAAACAGTTGAGTTAGTGAATATAGCAGTGTCAGAAGGTATGCATGGTAAAGGAATAGGCAGACAATTAGTAACACATGCAATTGAAACAGCCAGGGCACAAGGTTATAAAACGATGGAAATGGGTACAGGAAACTCTAGCATTGGGCAGTTAGCTCTCTACCAAAAATGTGGGTTCAGAATTGTTGGTGTAGATCTAGATTTCTTTGTCAGACACAACTATCTAGAAGAAATTTATGAGAATGGCATACAGTGTAGAGATATGATTCGTATGTCTCAGGATTTATAG
- a CDS encoding VOC family protein, giving the protein MKLKEVLLGTHSFEAMKAFYGSLLDLQVVEESSLRLSFQVGESVLAFQESPHMENGFYHIAVTIPTNKFIEAKQWVIDRGISLISRSEEDEFFFENWNATALYFYDPDHNLVEFIAHHTLDNAVAEAFGPNSILRISEIGLPVDDVPEVSRIITETFQLNSWGGAGQKFAPLGDVEGSFIVIDKQRPWFPDDRLPTVFSISVLFEAPHSASLSLHNGLYELRADG; this is encoded by the coding sequence TTGAAATTAAAAGAAGTGCTCTTAGGCACCCACAGTTTCGAAGCGATGAAAGCTTTTTACGGCTCTCTCTTGGATTTGCAGGTTGTGGAGGAAAGCTCTTTGCGGTTGTCGTTTCAAGTAGGAGAATCAGTTCTTGCTTTCCAGGAATCCCCCCATATGGAGAATGGATTTTATCATATTGCGGTTACGATTCCAACGAATAAATTCATAGAAGCAAAACAGTGGGTAATCGACCGTGGGATTTCATTGATTTCAAGATCCGAAGAAGATGAGTTTTTTTTCGAAAACTGGAATGCAACAGCACTTTACTTCTATGATCCAGATCATAACCTCGTTGAATTCATTGCCCACCATACACTCGATAATGCAGTCGCTGAAGCTTTCGGACCCAACTCTATACTTCGTATAAGCGAGATTGGTCTTCCGGTCGATGATGTTCCAGAGGTATCTAGAATAATTACCGAAACGTTCCAACTTAATTCATGGGGAGGGGCTGGACAGAAATTCGCGCCGCTAGGGGATGTAGAAGGATCATTTATAGTCATAGACAAGCAACGGCCTTGGTTTCCTGATGATAGGCTTCCGACCGTGTTCAGCATCAGTGTCTTGTTTGAAGCTCCACACTCTGCCAGTCTTTCACTGCATAATGGTTTGTATGAATTGAGAGCAGACGGATAG
- a CDS encoding helix-turn-helix domain-containing protein: MRDNDLILSDLARAAEMNPGTMSSIINGNRTLSVDQLDRITQAMGYPVGYYYERYVSEYLAEANPNWRRMSPFIHNCAKLNKLDCIHDVVNLLMDKLGYSESLFELAEELFKEECYEAATILYENVAMSEKKQYSERLAICQYRLFQTRQGDNQEKNYDAVVQFEAYVERLDEADQLDALRDLVNTCRSLRKWDKANNFATALGNKAEIQYKIDQQHTKSEQTKKPLYPPFVYWAFSHLIRAEICDANKDYETALQHIQKYADLSWVEEKDDTTLKWKNQFKEWADANTYVNRLMSGDVSVLSDYVAYFSSKEDEILPAIDNIIEAANRYNINVDHILALFEVEIQSFLNEQNRVGVYTQQIILERFTHFSNELAKYYLNKGIYSEGFRFLLSCLEKSTVINNKSYIIKCVRLYESYQEYASSETKAVYRKLIKEVEEDEDEA; this comes from the coding sequence ATGAGAGATAATGATTTAATCCTAAGTGATTTAGCTAGAGCAGCCGAAATGAATCCGGGCACCATGAGCAGTATTATTAATGGGAACCGCACACTTTCAGTGGATCAGCTAGATCGAATTACACAAGCGATGGGCTACCCCGTTGGTTACTACTATGAACGCTATGTGTCTGAGTATTTAGCAGAGGCTAATCCGAATTGGCGTCGAATGAGTCCTTTCATACATAACTGTGCGAAATTAAACAAACTGGACTGCATTCATGATGTGGTCAATCTATTGATGGACAAGTTGGGCTATTCAGAATCCTTATTTGAGCTTGCTGAAGAGCTGTTTAAAGAAGAATGTTATGAAGCGGCAACTATTCTGTACGAGAATGTAGCTATGAGTGAGAAAAAACAGTATTCGGAACGTTTAGCAATTTGCCAATATCGACTGTTCCAAACGAGGCAAGGAGATAATCAAGAGAAAAACTATGATGCGGTTGTTCAATTTGAGGCTTACGTGGAACGTTTGGATGAAGCGGACCAGTTAGATGCGTTAAGAGATTTAGTAAATACTTGTCGTTCATTGCGAAAGTGGGATAAGGCAAATAACTTTGCTACGGCCTTGGGCAATAAAGCTGAAATACAATATAAAATTGACCAGCAGCATACAAAGAGTGAGCAAACAAAGAAGCCTTTGTATCCTCCATTTGTTTATTGGGCATTTTCGCATTTAATTCGTGCTGAAATTTGTGATGCTAATAAAGATTATGAGACAGCGCTTCAGCATATTCAAAAGTATGCCGATTTAAGCTGGGTAGAAGAAAAAGATGATACAACTTTAAAATGGAAAAATCAATTTAAAGAATGGGCCGACGCCAATACTTATGTGAATAGGCTTATGTCTGGCGATGTAAGCGTACTCTCTGATTATGTTGCTTATTTTTCTTCGAAGGAAGATGAAATACTTCCCGCAATAGATAACATAATCGAGGCGGCTAATCGATACAATATAAATGTAGATCATATACTTGCATTGTTTGAAGTAGAAATTCAATCTTTTTTGAATGAACAAAATCGAGTAGGCGTATATACTCAACAAATTATTTTAGAACGTTTTACTCATTTCTCCAATGAATTAGCAAAATACTATTTAAATAAAGGGATTTATTCAGAAGGTTTTCGTTTTTTGTTGAGTTGTTTGGAAAAATCTACAGTTATTAATAATAAATCATATATAATCAAATGTGTAAGGCTCTATGAGTCTTATCAAGAATATGCATCATCTGAAACAAAGGCAGTGTATAGAAAGTTGATTAAAGAGGTGGAGGAAGATGAAGATGAAGCGTAA
- a CDS encoding transcriptional regulator → MEITPTIRAEIQTYLIRKSLTMTEFGHIIDLNVGTVSGIVTGNRPISVHQLDRITMGMNLPSDYFYERYIDECIEEEPLNWRRISPFLYRCAELGRLDCLRRVVGMLLDNPVYLPSLFEVAEDSFKKGNTRAAAFLYENVSEGEKYQYSERLAVCQYRLFTIRIGDDQEKNYDAAIQFEPYVDRLDEVDQLDALKDLANTYRSLRKWDKVELFAKAMGDKAKIQYKLQQQRHHVHKDNSKKPSFPLFAYWAFSHLLRAEACEGRKDYEKALQHTYAYSDLSWVNATDETALKWKKKYEDWAVVNTYLNKLLSGDKSVLSDYVTYISSRKDEILPALDIMIEAANRYHFDVDDILKQFEEEIISFLEQKKVEGLYSQRFTTERYTHFSRELAIYLLRKGKFSDGFTFLFSCLEKSAEANNRIQAIRCMRLFTHFKEHASAHTKEVYGNLIKAVNEDEE, encoded by the coding sequence ATGGAGATCACACCTACGATTAGAGCAGAAATTCAAACCTATCTGATAAGAAAAAGCTTAACCATGACCGAGTTTGGTCACATTATTGATTTGAATGTAGGAACGGTTAGTGGCATTGTGACGGGCAACCGACCTATTTCTGTTCACCAGCTAGATCGGATCACTATGGGAATGAATTTACCATCGGATTATTTTTATGAACGTTATATTGATGAATGTATTGAAGAAGAACCGCTTAACTGGCGAAGAATCAGCCCTTTTTTGTACCGGTGCGCGGAGTTAGGGCGACTTGATTGCTTGCGAAGAGTTGTAGGTATGTTGCTAGATAATCCTGTTTATCTTCCTTCACTTTTTGAAGTAGCCGAGGATTCTTTTAAAAAGGGTAATACTAGAGCAGCGGCGTTCCTTTATGAAAACGTGTCAGAAGGGGAAAAGTATCAGTATTCAGAACGATTGGCGGTTTGCCAGTATCGATTGTTTACGATTCGTATTGGAGACGATCAAGAGAAAAACTATGATGCAGCCATTCAATTTGAGCCTTACGTTGATCGATTAGATGAGGTAGATCAGTTAGATGCCTTAAAAGACTTGGCGAATACATACCGCTCGTTACGAAAATGGGATAAAGTAGAACTATTCGCTAAAGCAATGGGAGACAAGGCAAAAATTCAATACAAACTGCAACAACAGCGGCATCATGTACACAAAGACAATTCGAAGAAACCAAGCTTCCCTCTGTTTGCTTATTGGGCATTTTCTCATTTGCTTCGGGCAGAAGCTTGTGAAGGAAGGAAAGACTACGAGAAGGCACTTCAGCACACTTATGCTTATTCCGATTTGAGCTGGGTAAATGCTACAGATGAAACTGCTCTGAAATGGAAAAAAAAGTACGAAGACTGGGCAGTAGTAAATACGTACTTAAATAAGCTGCTTTCTGGCGATAAGAGCGTTCTTTCTGATTATGTAACTTATATTTCTTCAAGAAAAGATGAGATTCTTCCCGCACTTGATATTATGATCGAGGCAGCTAACCGATATCATTTTGATGTAGATGATATTTTAAAGCAATTTGAAGAAGAAATCATCTCCTTTCTGGAACAGAAAAAAGTTGAAGGATTGTATTCTCAACGATTCACAACGGAGCGATACACTCATTTCTCAAGGGAATTGGCAATCTATCTTTTGCGTAAAGGGAAGTTTTCAGATGGATTCACATTTTTGTTCAGTTGTTTGGAAAAGTCGGCTGAAGCTAATAATAGAATACAAGCAATTAGATGTATGAGGTTGTTTACACATTTTAAAGAACATGCATCTGCTCACACGAAGGAAGTCTATGGAAATCTGATTAAAGCGGT